Proteins from one Pygocentrus nattereri isolate fPygNat1 chromosome 16, fPygNat1.pri, whole genome shotgun sequence genomic window:
- the camsap1a gene encoding calmodulin-regulated spectrin-associated protein 1a isoform X1: MDVGAAGGVDGGPRRADSVEGGLEIIPLELYDSARAKIDANLRWLFAKAYGEAHVPADLRDPFYTDQYCVEHIKPPVLTLLLSSELYCRVCVLLLKGDQTASLSSHQSVLQALARHGIYAREPDDTPVTHDDLSSTPIKMSSHIPLIDALMLAWTVEMMSIERVVSSVKRFSTFSASKELPFDVEDAMLFWINKVILKTREISEKELKLKQHLMESPCHQKPDFMHALAHCMLEPVELSRVVRYRRDHLSGRCLPHMPLVEDLMKDICDGAALLTVIHYYCPDFMRLEDICLKEVLSISDSVYNIQLLREFSNEYLDRCLYLRPEDLLYAPPVLKHNVMVFIAELFWWFEVVRPDFVKPRDPQEIKEARASVQAKSSRPLVPISNATKRSFLSTSPSVDSMVSGSAHDTCIRYYLHPEESASTSVTKVSPSHSPSHPLLPLRQRQQKPVQGEETAEFRNRSSSLSRMDGHSPGSRLAWMERRQRPLSQMEMEWERLCGDNISLARSISKDSLASNVVSITPRHHINGQPLPHTACSHDFEDQEEELVAVISSGGVATFRESRPESFFLEPLQPAVLRPNKEKSVVVSKRDESGEGRGQRRRAVHTPTEHTAINQTFTTVSTVEPEGSPQSGGFFLHGKSECVRSSPVGVWVGGVSDSEFEEEEEEAEDDDVEERDIAKAHIRKLLGHGQEEEESAKLREEVRGREREDKEGASGRSSPCPSTLSQASSTSTGAGHTRQSSPCRSTFSQASSASSRMTSFAERRLHRAVTPDGFYSGCSSQTSTPDGSESAPFPPQAGDRASPSPGARGGVASELIHLRMQLEEKRRAIETQKKKMERLSARQRLKLGKAAFLHVVKKGRGDTLPRPVKQEVLKEKETEKEMAKDDSYVEALKAKAKAKETEPSPDKESRQLAEISAAPPATLEVDNRVSEGEAWEEGGGELDLSECNRSIELLNEAIGSIQQQMMQLSVQQDLLMRQTALSPTQEKPQSPSEPNEPKLRPSVQFVEISTATRRPPKLSSGRTPRTKPAELKLSKGSKVNTGDPRPSPVSRTPRAENEEDGVSKDVGDKANGRSLARSLARNATFRLHDAANRRTDGPESPKAEPPTVEPSQAEPGRERSGSGGSGKENVPVPCEENRTKGQLIEVDLSDLTNPESSAEPEGEQKSGLGFFFKDDQKAADELAKKRAAFLLKQQKKAEEARLRKQQLEAESELKRDEARRKAEEERVRKEEEKARRELIKQEYLRRKQQELLEEQGVAKPRPRHRKPRPKSLHRRESGNATPVGLCAAPSGSSLSLASAATEADSITSGGGSQRGESVESFPMLSRNASRNVERDWDNGSTASSVTSVAEYNGPRLFKEPSAKSNKPIIQNAIAHCCLAGKVNEAQKNAILEEIERCESNHLMILFRDGGCQFRALYAFAPDTEEILKLVGTGPRAITRKMIDKLFKYSSDRKQFTVIPAKTVSVSVDAITIHNHLWQVKRPGSSKRK, from the exons agctCCCACATCCCCCTGATTGACGCTCTGATGCTGGCGTGGACAGTGGAGATGATGAGTATAGAGAGAGTTGTGTCCAGTGTTAAACGCTTTTCCACCTTCAGCGCCTCCAAAGAGCTTCCCTTCGACGTGGAGGATGCCATGCTGTTCTGGATCAACAAG gtGATTTTGAAGACGAGGGAAATCTCAGAGAAAGAGCTGAAACTCAAACAACACTTGATGGAATCCCCCTGTCATCAAAAG CCTGACTTCATGCATGCTCTGGCCCACTGCATGTTGGAGCCAGTGGAGTTGTCTCGTGTG GTACGTTACCGTAGAGACCACTTGTCCGGTCGGTGTCTCCCTCACATGCCGCTGGTGGAGGACCTGATGAAGGATATATGTGATGGCGCCGCCCTGCTGACGGTCATTCATTACTACTGCCCTGATTTCATGAGGCTGGAAG atATCTGTCTGAAAGAGGTCCTGTCCATCTCTGACAGCGTGTATAATATTCAGCTACTGAGGGAGTTTTCCAACGAGTACCTGGACAGGTGTTTGTACCTGCGACCTGAGGACCTGCTGTATGCTCCCCCTGTGTTAAAG CACAACGTGATGGTGTTCATAGCCGAGCTGTTCTGGTGGTTTGAGGTGGTGAGGCCGGACTTTGTGAAGCCCAGAGATCCACAGGAGATCAAAGAAG CCAGAGCCTCAGTGCAGGCGAAGAGTTCCCGCCCCCTTGTGCCCATTTCAAACGCCACAAAGCGCAGCTTCCTAAGCACCTCCCCCTCCGTTGACTCCATGGTATCAGGCTCTGCCCATGACACCTGTATCAGGTATTACCTGCACCCAGAGGAGTCTGCGTCTACGTCTGT CACCAAAGTAAGCCCCTCCCACAGCCCCTCCCACCCACTTCTCCCACTGAGACAAAGACAACAGAAGCCCGTCCAGGGGGAGGAGACGGCAG AGTTCAGGAACaggtccagctctctctctcgaaTGGACGGACACAGTCCTGGATCGCGACTGGCCTGGATGGAGAGAAGACAAAG accTCTATCTCAGATGGAGATGGAATGGGAGCGCCTTTGTGGTGACAACATAAGCTTGGCCCGGTCCATCAGCAAAGACAGTTTAGCCTCCAACGTCGTCTCCATCACCCCCCGCCACCACATCAACGGCCAGCCACTTCCTCACACGGCTTGTAGCCATGATTTTGAGGACCAAGAAGAGGAGCTTGTGGCTGTCATAAGCTCTGGGGGCGTAGCCACCTTCCGAGAGTCCCGGCCCGAGAGCTTTTTCCTAGAGCCACTGCAGCCGGCCGTTCTGAGGCCGAACAAAGAGAAATCTGTGGTGGTCAGTAAACGGGACGAGAGCGGAGAGGGGCGGGGCCAGAGACGGAGGGCCGTTCACACACCCACAGAGCACACAGCAATCAACCAAACCTTTACAACCGTCAGCACTGTGGAACCGGAAGGCTCGCCGCAGTCCGGCGGCTTCTTCCTGCACGGCAAATCCGAGTGCGTGAGAAGCAGCCCAGTCGGCGTCTGGGTAGGCGGAGTCTCAGACTCTGAgtttgaagaagaagaggaagaagctGAAGATGATGACGTGGAAGAGCGGGACATCGCCAAGGCTCACATTAGGAAGCTCCTGGGCCATGGGCAGGAAGAGGAGGAGTCGGCGAAACTGCGGGAGGAAGTGCGAGGGCGGGAGCGTGAGGATAAAGAGGGAGCCAGTGGCCGCTCCAGCCCGTGTCCCAGCACGCTCTCGCAGGCCAGCAGCACGTCCACCGGCGCTGGACATACAAG ACAGTCCAGTCCGTGTCGGAGCACGTTCTCGCAGGCCAGCAGTGCGTCCAGCCGCATGACCAGCTTTGCAGAGCGGCGGCTGCACCGCGCAGTGACACCTGATGGCTTTTACAGTGGCTGCAGCTCGCAGACCTCCACTCCGGATGGGTCAGAGAGCGCCCCCTTCCCACCGCAGGCGGGGGACAGGGCTAGCCCCAGCCCCGGGGCACGAGGGGGTGTGGCTTCAGAACTTATCCACCTGCGCATGCAGCTGGAGGAGAAGCGGCGAGCTATTGAGAcgcagaagaagaagatggagaGGCTGTCGGCACGGCAACGGCTAAAACTGGGCAAAGCAGCCTTCCTGCATGTGGTCAAGAAGGGGCGGGGTGACACGCTACCACGTCCTGTGAAGCAGGAAGTCCtgaaagagaaggaaacagaAAAGGAGATGGCAAAGGATGACTCTTATGTTGAGGCACTGAAGGCCAAGGCCAAGGCCAAGGAGACGGAGCCCAGCCCAGACAAAGAGTCCCGGCAATTGGCGGAGATTTCTGCAGCACCCCCTGCTACCCTGGAGGTAGATAACCGTGTGAGTGAAGGTGAGGCATGGGAGGAAGGAGGGGGGGAATTGGACTTGAGTGAATGTAACCGCTCCATCGAGCTGTTAAACGAGGCGATTGGATCCATCCAGCAGCAGATGATGCAGCTGTCTGTCCAGCAGGACCTGCTCATGAGGCAGACGGCGCTGTCGCCCACGCAGGAGAAACCCCAGTCCCCCAGTGAACCAAACGAGCCTAAGCTCCGCCCCTCCGTGCAGTTTGTGGAGATCTCCACAGCAACCCGACGACCTCCCAAGCTTAGCTCAGGCCGTACTCCTCGGACCAAACCTGCCGAGCTCAAGCTGAGTAAGGGCTCAAAGGTCAACACAGGCGACCCCAGACCCTCACCGGTCAGCAGGACACCTCGAGCAGAAAATGAGGAAGATGGTGTGTCTAAAGACGTGGGGGACAAAGCGAATGGACGCAGCTTGGCCCGAAGCTTGGCTCGAAATGCCACGTTCCGCCTTCATGATGCCGCTAACCGAAGAACAGATGGTCCGGAATCACCAAAAGCAGAACCGCCTACAGTAGAGCCATCGCAGGCAGAACCGGGCCGTGAGAGGAGCGGGTCTGGAGGCTCAGGGAAAGAAAATGTTCCGGTTCCATGTGAGGAAAACCGGACTAAAGGGCAGCTGATCGAGGTGGACCTGTCTGACTTGACCAACCCAGAGTCCAGTGCAGAACCAGAGGGTGAGCAGAAATCAGGACTGGGATTCTTCTTTAAG gatgaTCAGAAGGCGGCAGATGAGCTAGCTAAGAAGCGAGCTGCATTTCTGCTGAAGCAGCAGAAGAAGGCCGAGGAGGCACGGCTTCGTAAACAGCAGCTGGAGGCGGAGTCAGAGCTGAAGCGAGACGAAGCCAG gcgTAAGGCGGAGGAGGAGCGGGTGCGTAAGGAGGAGGAAAAGGCCCGAAGGGAACTGATCAAGCAGGAATACCTGCGCAGGAAACAGCAGGAGTTGCTGGAGGAGCAAGGGGTAGCTAAGCCCCGCCCAAGACACCGGAAGCCCCGCCCCAAATCACTCCACCGCCGAGAATCTGGCAACGCCACGC CTGTGGGTCTGTGTGCTGCTCCGTCtggttcctctctctctctggcctcTGCGGCAACTGAAGCGGACAGCATTACGTCTGGGGGAGGCTCGCAGAG gggtGAGTCGGTGGAGTCTTTCCCGATGTTAAGTCGTAATGCCAGCAGGAATGTGGAGAGAGACTGGGATAACGGCTCCACAGCATCTTCTGTCACTTCTGTAGCAGAGTACAATG GCCCGAGGTTGTTTAAGGAACCCAGCGCTAAGTCCAATAAGCCGATAATTCAGAACGCCATCGCTCACTGCTGTCTGGCTGGCAAGGTCAATGAAGCGCAGAAGAACGCCATCCTGGAG GAAATTGAGCGCTGTGAGTCCAACCACCTGATGATCCTGTTCCGTGACGGCGGCTGCCAGTTCCGGGCGCTGTACGCCTTCGCTCCGGACACGGAAGAGATCCTGAAGCTGGTCGGCACGGGCCCCCGCGCCATCACCCGCAAGATGATCGACAAGCTTTTCAAATACAGCAGCGACCGCAAGCAGTTCACAGTCATCCCCGCGAAGACCGTGTCCGTCAGCGTGGACGCGATCACCATCCACAACCACCTGTGGCAGGTCAAACGGCCCGGATCCTCCAAGAGGAAGTGA
- the camsap1a gene encoding calmodulin-regulated spectrin-associated protein 1a isoform X2 has product MDVGAAGGVDGGPRRADSVEGGLEIIPLELYDSARAKIDANLRWLFAKAYGEAHVPADLRDPFYTDQYCVEHIKPPVLTLLLSSELYCRVCVLLLKGDQTASLSSHQSVLQALARHGIYAREPDDTPVTHDDLSSTPIKMSSHIPLIDALMLAWTVEMMSIERVVSSVKRFSTFSASKELPFDVEDAMLFWINKVILKTREISEKELKLKQHLMESPCHQKSPSKWYWKLVPVRYRRDHLSGRCLPHMPLVEDLMKDICDGAALLTVIHYYCPDFMRLEDICLKEVLSISDSVYNIQLLREFSNEYLDRCLYLRPEDLLYAPPVLKHNVMVFIAELFWWFEVVRPDFVKPRDPQEIKEARASVQAKSSRPLVPISNATKRSFLSTSPSVDSMVSGSAHDTCIRYYLHPEESASTSVTKVSPSHSPSHPLLPLRQRQQKPVQGEETAEFRNRSSSLSRMDGHSPGSRLAWMERRQRPLSQMEMEWERLCGDNISLARSISKDSLASNVVSITPRHHINGQPLPHTACSHDFEDQEEELVAVISSGGVATFRESRPESFFLEPLQPAVLRPNKEKSVVVSKRDESGEGRGQRRRAVHTPTEHTAINQTFTTVSTVEPEGSPQSGGFFLHGKSECVRSSPVGVWVGGVSDSEFEEEEEEAEDDDVEERDIAKAHIRKLLGHGQEEEESAKLREEVRGREREDKEGASGRSSPCPSTLSQASSTSTGAGHTRQSSPCRSTFSQASSASSRMTSFAERRLHRAVTPDGFYSGCSSQTSTPDGSESAPFPPQAGDRASPSPGARGGVASELIHLRMQLEEKRRAIETQKKKMERLSARQRLKLGKAAFLHVVKKGRGDTLPRPVKQEVLKEKETEKEMAKDDSYVEALKAKAKAKETEPSPDKESRQLAEISAAPPATLEVDNRVSEGEAWEEGGGELDLSECNRSIELLNEAIGSIQQQMMQLSVQQDLLMRQTALSPTQEKPQSPSEPNEPKLRPSVQFVEISTATRRPPKLSSGRTPRTKPAELKLSKGSKVNTGDPRPSPVSRTPRAENEEDGVSKDVGDKANGRSLARSLARNATFRLHDAANRRTDGPESPKAEPPTVEPSQAEPGRERSGSGGSGKENVPVPCEENRTKGQLIEVDLSDLTNPESSAEPEGEQKSGLGFFFKDDQKAADELAKKRAAFLLKQQKKAEEARLRKQQLEAESELKRDEARRKAEEERVRKEEEKARRELIKQEYLRRKQQELLEEQGVAKPRPRHRKPRPKSLHRRESGNATPVGLCAAPSGSSLSLASAATEADSITSGGGSQRGESVESFPMLSRNASRNVERDWDNGSTASSVTSVAEYNGPRLFKEPSAKSNKPIIQNAIAHCCLAGKVNEAQKNAILEEIERCESNHLMILFRDGGCQFRALYAFAPDTEEILKLVGTGPRAITRKMIDKLFKYSSDRKQFTVIPAKTVSVSVDAITIHNHLWQVKRPGSSKRK; this is encoded by the exons agctCCCACATCCCCCTGATTGACGCTCTGATGCTGGCGTGGACAGTGGAGATGATGAGTATAGAGAGAGTTGTGTCCAGTGTTAAACGCTTTTCCACCTTCAGCGCCTCCAAAGAGCTTCCCTTCGACGTGGAGGATGCCATGCTGTTCTGGATCAACAAG gtGATTTTGAAGACGAGGGAAATCTCAGAGAAAGAGCTGAAACTCAAACAACACTTGATGGAATCCCCCTGTCATCAAAAG TCTCCCTCCAAATGGTACTGGAAGCTCGTGCCT GTACGTTACCGTAGAGACCACTTGTCCGGTCGGTGTCTCCCTCACATGCCGCTGGTGGAGGACCTGATGAAGGATATATGTGATGGCGCCGCCCTGCTGACGGTCATTCATTACTACTGCCCTGATTTCATGAGGCTGGAAG atATCTGTCTGAAAGAGGTCCTGTCCATCTCTGACAGCGTGTATAATATTCAGCTACTGAGGGAGTTTTCCAACGAGTACCTGGACAGGTGTTTGTACCTGCGACCTGAGGACCTGCTGTATGCTCCCCCTGTGTTAAAG CACAACGTGATGGTGTTCATAGCCGAGCTGTTCTGGTGGTTTGAGGTGGTGAGGCCGGACTTTGTGAAGCCCAGAGATCCACAGGAGATCAAAGAAG CCAGAGCCTCAGTGCAGGCGAAGAGTTCCCGCCCCCTTGTGCCCATTTCAAACGCCACAAAGCGCAGCTTCCTAAGCACCTCCCCCTCCGTTGACTCCATGGTATCAGGCTCTGCCCATGACACCTGTATCAGGTATTACCTGCACCCAGAGGAGTCTGCGTCTACGTCTGT CACCAAAGTAAGCCCCTCCCACAGCCCCTCCCACCCACTTCTCCCACTGAGACAAAGACAACAGAAGCCCGTCCAGGGGGAGGAGACGGCAG AGTTCAGGAACaggtccagctctctctctcgaaTGGACGGACACAGTCCTGGATCGCGACTGGCCTGGATGGAGAGAAGACAAAG accTCTATCTCAGATGGAGATGGAATGGGAGCGCCTTTGTGGTGACAACATAAGCTTGGCCCGGTCCATCAGCAAAGACAGTTTAGCCTCCAACGTCGTCTCCATCACCCCCCGCCACCACATCAACGGCCAGCCACTTCCTCACACGGCTTGTAGCCATGATTTTGAGGACCAAGAAGAGGAGCTTGTGGCTGTCATAAGCTCTGGGGGCGTAGCCACCTTCCGAGAGTCCCGGCCCGAGAGCTTTTTCCTAGAGCCACTGCAGCCGGCCGTTCTGAGGCCGAACAAAGAGAAATCTGTGGTGGTCAGTAAACGGGACGAGAGCGGAGAGGGGCGGGGCCAGAGACGGAGGGCCGTTCACACACCCACAGAGCACACAGCAATCAACCAAACCTTTACAACCGTCAGCACTGTGGAACCGGAAGGCTCGCCGCAGTCCGGCGGCTTCTTCCTGCACGGCAAATCCGAGTGCGTGAGAAGCAGCCCAGTCGGCGTCTGGGTAGGCGGAGTCTCAGACTCTGAgtttgaagaagaagaggaagaagctGAAGATGATGACGTGGAAGAGCGGGACATCGCCAAGGCTCACATTAGGAAGCTCCTGGGCCATGGGCAGGAAGAGGAGGAGTCGGCGAAACTGCGGGAGGAAGTGCGAGGGCGGGAGCGTGAGGATAAAGAGGGAGCCAGTGGCCGCTCCAGCCCGTGTCCCAGCACGCTCTCGCAGGCCAGCAGCACGTCCACCGGCGCTGGACATACAAG ACAGTCCAGTCCGTGTCGGAGCACGTTCTCGCAGGCCAGCAGTGCGTCCAGCCGCATGACCAGCTTTGCAGAGCGGCGGCTGCACCGCGCAGTGACACCTGATGGCTTTTACAGTGGCTGCAGCTCGCAGACCTCCACTCCGGATGGGTCAGAGAGCGCCCCCTTCCCACCGCAGGCGGGGGACAGGGCTAGCCCCAGCCCCGGGGCACGAGGGGGTGTGGCTTCAGAACTTATCCACCTGCGCATGCAGCTGGAGGAGAAGCGGCGAGCTATTGAGAcgcagaagaagaagatggagaGGCTGTCGGCACGGCAACGGCTAAAACTGGGCAAAGCAGCCTTCCTGCATGTGGTCAAGAAGGGGCGGGGTGACACGCTACCACGTCCTGTGAAGCAGGAAGTCCtgaaagagaaggaaacagaAAAGGAGATGGCAAAGGATGACTCTTATGTTGAGGCACTGAAGGCCAAGGCCAAGGCCAAGGAGACGGAGCCCAGCCCAGACAAAGAGTCCCGGCAATTGGCGGAGATTTCTGCAGCACCCCCTGCTACCCTGGAGGTAGATAACCGTGTGAGTGAAGGTGAGGCATGGGAGGAAGGAGGGGGGGAATTGGACTTGAGTGAATGTAACCGCTCCATCGAGCTGTTAAACGAGGCGATTGGATCCATCCAGCAGCAGATGATGCAGCTGTCTGTCCAGCAGGACCTGCTCATGAGGCAGACGGCGCTGTCGCCCACGCAGGAGAAACCCCAGTCCCCCAGTGAACCAAACGAGCCTAAGCTCCGCCCCTCCGTGCAGTTTGTGGAGATCTCCACAGCAACCCGACGACCTCCCAAGCTTAGCTCAGGCCGTACTCCTCGGACCAAACCTGCCGAGCTCAAGCTGAGTAAGGGCTCAAAGGTCAACACAGGCGACCCCAGACCCTCACCGGTCAGCAGGACACCTCGAGCAGAAAATGAGGAAGATGGTGTGTCTAAAGACGTGGGGGACAAAGCGAATGGACGCAGCTTGGCCCGAAGCTTGGCTCGAAATGCCACGTTCCGCCTTCATGATGCCGCTAACCGAAGAACAGATGGTCCGGAATCACCAAAAGCAGAACCGCCTACAGTAGAGCCATCGCAGGCAGAACCGGGCCGTGAGAGGAGCGGGTCTGGAGGCTCAGGGAAAGAAAATGTTCCGGTTCCATGTGAGGAAAACCGGACTAAAGGGCAGCTGATCGAGGTGGACCTGTCTGACTTGACCAACCCAGAGTCCAGTGCAGAACCAGAGGGTGAGCAGAAATCAGGACTGGGATTCTTCTTTAAG gatgaTCAGAAGGCGGCAGATGAGCTAGCTAAGAAGCGAGCTGCATTTCTGCTGAAGCAGCAGAAGAAGGCCGAGGAGGCACGGCTTCGTAAACAGCAGCTGGAGGCGGAGTCAGAGCTGAAGCGAGACGAAGCCAG gcgTAAGGCGGAGGAGGAGCGGGTGCGTAAGGAGGAGGAAAAGGCCCGAAGGGAACTGATCAAGCAGGAATACCTGCGCAGGAAACAGCAGGAGTTGCTGGAGGAGCAAGGGGTAGCTAAGCCCCGCCCAAGACACCGGAAGCCCCGCCCCAAATCACTCCACCGCCGAGAATCTGGCAACGCCACGC CTGTGGGTCTGTGTGCTGCTCCGTCtggttcctctctctctctggcctcTGCGGCAACTGAAGCGGACAGCATTACGTCTGGGGGAGGCTCGCAGAG gggtGAGTCGGTGGAGTCTTTCCCGATGTTAAGTCGTAATGCCAGCAGGAATGTGGAGAGAGACTGGGATAACGGCTCCACAGCATCTTCTGTCACTTCTGTAGCAGAGTACAATG GCCCGAGGTTGTTTAAGGAACCCAGCGCTAAGTCCAATAAGCCGATAATTCAGAACGCCATCGCTCACTGCTGTCTGGCTGGCAAGGTCAATGAAGCGCAGAAGAACGCCATCCTGGAG GAAATTGAGCGCTGTGAGTCCAACCACCTGATGATCCTGTTCCGTGACGGCGGCTGCCAGTTCCGGGCGCTGTACGCCTTCGCTCCGGACACGGAAGAGATCCTGAAGCTGGTCGGCACGGGCCCCCGCGCCATCACCCGCAAGATGATCGACAAGCTTTTCAAATACAGCAGCGACCGCAAGCAGTTCACAGTCATCCCCGCGAAGACCGTGTCCGTCAGCGTGGACGCGATCACCATCCACAACCACCTGTGGCAGGTCAAACGGCCCGGATCCTCCAAGAGGAAGTGA